From one Culex quinquefasciatus strain JHB chromosome 3, VPISU_Cqui_1.0_pri_paternal, whole genome shotgun sequence genomic stretch:
- the LOC6039019 gene encoding putative sodium-coupled neutral amino acid transporter 10, producing the protein MERNSVQTVTLTNSIIGVGILSMPFCFQRCGVILSLVLLLLSSYITKLICSYMIKSAIISRRKNFEQIAFYSFGFFGKLLVELCVVGYLLGTCVAYYVVVGDLGPQIMAKILSTNETSTLRTWTMIVVTLVCIVPLGLLRNVDSLASVCTASLGFYMCLVLKVMAESSERISQDQWFEKLDLWKPDGILRCLPIFSMALSCQMQLFEVYATMPTTSLDKMSRVIQQSTNICAVIYSLIGFFGYVAFNGHQFSGNILVDFTPSFVSDIIKIGFVLSVAFSFPLAIFPCRASLYSLLYKRSYSDSHYYIPEAKFRPLTLTIVFMALLLGLAVPSIDFVLGLVGSTIGVAVCIIIPAACYMHICKTNISEKQLAQVMIGFGLVIMVLGTYANLDASNPAPPKKYEAVPLKITPPPAVLIPDKFNEALNEKIVVPKLVEPVAPKVQEVPLVTEKVQPKIEEPITIKPVVEVANSAPKEVKPPVSEEPPKPDKEEIIDENAILKEEKEIAVEEKEKIQQEISELQSAKKELEAQVQNIKEQLVKKNEETQQLVLKKFDEIVEKIDQKASKEKESSVTVKPEEPPKKAPELQKDPIVRLLTEQGKQNAKANETKVEPEPEPKPDSSPAIEVKLIEDTSRNETDQKQPETKKVAEAEEQPLPPLPVEQKVEPEDKSKVEEQKKDDDAGSKRDLLSIRSKRGAESAGEVKVTKDANCVKVEGGKIPNQEAVGNLMDGKDKFVVDMIRTDVLMSEGKLFKK; encoded by the exons TGCGGCGTAATCCTCTCGTTAGTTCTTCTTTTACTCAGCAGTTACATCACAAAGCTAATATGCAGTTACATGATCAAGTCGGCCATCATATCCCGGCGGAAAAACTTCGAACAGATTG CATTCTACTCGTTCGGTTTCTTCGGAAAGCTTCTGGTCGAACTTTGCGTCGTTGGCTACCTGCTTGGGACGTGCGTGGCCTACTATGTCGTGGTCGGGGATTTGGGTCCGCAGATTATGGCCAAAATTCTATCAACCAACGAAACGAGCACGCTACGCACCTGGACCATGATCGTGGTTACGCTGGTTTGCATCGTTCCGCTGGGATTGCTGCGCAACGTTGACAGCTTGGCGTCGGTTTGTACCGCCTCGCTTGGGTTCTATATGTGTTTGGTGCTGAAGGTGATGGCGGAGTCGAGCGAGCGGATCAGCCAGGATCAGTGGTTTGAGAAGCTGGATTTGTGGAAGCCGGATGGGATTTTGCGGTGCTTGCCGATTTTCAGTATGGCGCTTTCGTGTCAGATGCAGCTGTTTGAGGTGTACGCCACGATGCCTACGACTTCGCTGGATAAGATGAGTCGCGTGATCCAACAGTCGACCAACATTTGCGCTGTTATTTACAGTTTGATTGGCTTTTTTGGGTATGTTGCCTTTAATGGGCATCAGTTTTCGGGGAATATTCTGGTTGACTTCACGCCTTCTTTCGTGTCGGACATCATCAAGATCGGGTTCGTCCTGTCGGTGGCATTCAGCTTTCCGTTGGCCATCTTCCCGTGTCGCGCGAGTCTCTACTCGTTGCTGTACAAACGGTCCTACTCCGACAGCCATTACTACATTCCAGAGGCCAAATTCCGGCCGCTCACGTTGACGATCGTCTTTATGGCACTGCTACTTGGCCTCGCCGTCCCATCGATCGATTTCGTTCTCGGTTTGGTCGGTTCGACGATCGGAGTGGCGGTTTGCATAATTATCCCGGCAGCGTGTTACATGCACATCTGCAAAACCAACATCTCCGAGAAGCAGCTGGCCCAGGTCATGATCGGGTTTGGCCTGGTGATTATGGTCCTGGGAACGTACGCCAACCTGGACGCCTCAAATCCGGCTCCGCCGAAGAAGTACGAAGCCGTTCCGCTCAAAATTACGCCTCCACCGGCGGTTTTAATTCCGGACAAATTCAACGAAGCGTTGAacgaaaagattgttgttcCGAAACTGGTAGAACCAGTCGCTCCAAAGGTTCAGGAAGTTCCTCTCGTCACCGAGAAGGTCCAGCCAAAGATCGAGGAACCGATAACTATCAAACCGGTGGTTGAAGTCGCCAACTCAGCGCCCAAAGAAGTCAAGCCTCCGGTATCGGAAGAACCCCCCAAACCAGACAAGGAAGAAATCATCGACGAGAACGCAATTCTCAAAGAGGAGAAGGAAATCGCCGTCGAAGAAAAAGAGAAAATTCAGCAGGAAATTTCCGAGCTGCAAAGCGCCAAGAAAGAGCTCGAAGcacaagtccaaaacatcaaAGAGCAACTCGTTAAGAAGAACGAGGAAACGCAACAGTTGGTGCTGAAAAAGTTTGacgaaattgtcgaaaaaatcgaccaaaaagcCTCCAAGGAAAAGGAATCGTCCGTGACGGTCAAGCCAGAAGAGCCACCAAAAAAAGCCCCAGAACTGCAGAAAGATCCAATCGTTCGCCTTCTGACGGAGCAGGGAAAGCAAAACGCCAAAGCAAACGAAACCAAAGTGGAACCGGAACCGGAGCCCAAACCCGACTCGTCGCCCGCCATAGAGGTGAAGCTGATCGAGGACACGTCCCGCAACGAAACCGACCAGAAGCAACCGGAGACGAAGAAGGTGGCGGAGGCGGAGGAGCAACCGCTGCCGCCACTTCCGGTTGAGCAGAAGGTGGAACCGGAGGATAAGTCGAAAGTGGAGGAGCAGAAGAAGGATGATGATGCGGGGTCGAAGCGGGATCTGCTTTCGATACGGAGCAAGCGAGGTGCTGAAAGTGCTGGGGAGGTGAAGGTAACGAAGGATGCGAACTGTGTGAAGGTTGAGGGCGGGAAGATTCCGAACCAGGAAGCGGTGGGAAATCTCATGGACGGCAAGGATAAATTTGTCGTCGACATGATCCGGACTGATGTGCTGATGAGTGAGGGTAAGCTATTTAAGAAATAA